One window of the Clupea harengus unplaced genomic scaffold, Ch_v2.0.2, whole genome shotgun sequence genome contains the following:
- the LOC116221113 gene encoding RING finger protein 10-like: MADCRRHRHLAHLPLTCEFSICELALQPPLLSKETLDSVADPEVHIGLENLQRFPAFGSPPNSSSCPPAHPEFLLALALPQVAHTHTHALC; this comes from the exons ATGGCAGACTGCCGTCGGCATCGGCACCTGGCCCATCTGCCCCTGACCTGTGAGTTCAGCATCTGTGAGTTAGCCTTGcagcctccactcctctccaaaGAGACCTTGGACAGTGTTGCAG ATCCAGAAGTGCACATTGGCCTGGAGAACCTGCAGCGATTCCCTGCATTTGGTTCTCctcccaacagcagcagctgcccTCCTGCCCACCCTGAGTTCCTTCTGGCTCTGGCCCTGCCtcaggtagcacacacacacacgcacgccttATGTTAA